TTTGGCCTCTTGCTCCGCTCTGCGTGTATTGTGGGGATTCTCGATTGCTCTGTGCCGCACGGCAGTGTGATAGTTAGCAGTGGGCTGCGATTAGCTAGCGGCTCATCATGGGCTTGTTTCTGTCTTAAATTGAAGTAGAGGAGTTTGAGCTTCTTCATTTGTGTAGTGGAGTACAACGATTAAGCAGCATGGTGGTTTTGCATTTGTAGCTTCGAGGTCCATGCAATTTGGATGGATCATGGTTGTTTTGCATTGCTAGCTCCGGGATCATGGTAGTTTTGTACTGGTCATCACTAGGATGATGCCTCCCTTATATGAGTTCGCAACTTGCATCATGCTGATTTCATTCAGCGCTGGTCATATTTGTTAAGAGTTATGGAATATAGATGGGTGCATTTAGTAGCTTATTACTGTTGCATTTATGGAAATAATCTTAATAGAAGTTTACAACTTAATTACATTACATTATTATATATAAGCAGCACTGGCATATTAGAATGCATTTAATTTCTTTTGGCATTTATGTGAAATAGTTCTTACTCAGAAGCTTCCAGTATTGGAAGAGCATTTTTTTGGCTAGGTTAGTATATAGACAAAAAGGAATAAGTTTGTTTGTTAAATCTTATACTTTATGTCAAAGGAATAAGAGCATTCTGATACTTTTTTTGCTAGGTTAGTAGCCTATTATTGGAACTTGGAAGAGCTATTTTTCTGTCTAAAAGCTAGCTTTTACTTCTTactttggagtttggacatgctATGTGTTGTTTGAACTGAGTAGTTGGAATTGTGGAAAGAAATCATTTTGAGGTTTGTTTTCACAGGTACTTCAGCGATTTGAAGATTCTATTACTACCTTTAGCTTCATGGTTGCAAGACCAAGTTGCCGTCACCTTCTGAACTTGTGTTCAACATGTTAGTGGTTTAAAAATTCCCAGAATTGGGGGCAATGGCATCTGGTGCAAAATCTGATTTGGTGTCTGGGAGCCCTGATGGGCATGGATACTTGAATGCACAACGTGGGCCCTATGCAACTGCTTCATTGGAAAGGTCAGGAAGCTTTCGTGAAGGTGGTGATGGTTACGCGATGTTTCCAGCATCAAGCTCATCAAGGTCTGCAGGAGTGGACTCTGTCAGTCTACTTCAATCACTTGCTGTGGACTTAAGAACTGTAACTGTGGATCACAAGACATCTCGGTTAGATCTTAAGAAATCAATAAGTTCCATTTTTGGAACCAGCGCAGAAGATTCGACATCAATTCCATCTCTTGGAAGAAATCTACCAAATTCTATTGAAGAGATCAGACGCATGAGGAGTAATCTTAATGATATCTCAAATAAGGCCAGGTATTATTTTATTAATCACTTTGTTATCTTGAGATGAACTTATCAGATAAAAGGGGGTAGCAGATACTTGAACACAATCTCCATTTTTACAAAGAAACACATCATCAACACAAGACTTGGCAGCGATGCTGTTTTTTACCTTCTGGGGGTAGTCATGTGGGGCATTTTCCTAGCGTTTAGGGATTTATATGTGGGTAACTTTGTGTTCCTGTCCAATAATTGTTCAATTTTGGAGTATTTTTTCAGGGAAAGATCTAGAGCTTTTGGTGGTGCTGTAACGAAGCTTGATAAACTTTGTCCCAATATTGTACGAAAACGTTCTCGAGGAGATGGTTCATCAAATGAACGAGTGTTATCATCTGGAGGAGCCATTCCTAAAAATGTTCCTCAAAGCCATTTAAATGCAGATGATATGGAAGTTGGACTTCAGAGAGGAGAAGAGAGGACAAAGAATGCAGGACAAAACAGGAGAATACGTACATCCATAGTTGAGGTTGTGCCTTGTatctaaaaatattatttttagttGTTTGTTTATAAAAAGGTTTTAGTAGTTGGTTGCAATTATGTTGTCAAAATGATACAATCAGGATTCAGGTTTGGGATAAGAAGAGAACGAGCTGCCTGCTTTGAACGCATTTATATATGTGACATTCCTTGTGCATTACATAGGCCTTGGATGCATTTGTGTTTTTGTGTGGCTTAGTTGTTTACTTTTAGTATGCTAAATGTATTCTATTGCCATTATTAGCTTCCATCTGATGATACTTCCTTCACATAGAGATCATGTCGTTGGGTGCCTTATTTAGCGTACTATGGATTTTTGTACTGTTTGTAATTTTTTCCTGATGGTCATCTGATTTGTTAGATGGATGCAAGGACTGCTGGTCCATCAAGGGGGCCTGGACCTGTTGATAGAATCTCAGACCCTGGCAAAGCCACCAATGGAAGTTCTGCTGTCTCAGAAGAAAAAATCAGAGGTTTGGCAACTAGTATTGATGGTTGGGAGAAGccaaagatgaagaaaaagCGATCTGCCATTAAGGCAGACATGTCATTGGCTGGTGTTTCGAGGAGCGCTGATGTAGACCGGGAGTCGAAACAAGGCATGCAACACAAGTTTAGTAGTGATGGTAGGGCGAGAATGGCAAGTTCCCCTAGTTTCAGGTCAGAAATTTAACAACCTTAGGCTTGGAGTTTTTCATCTCTAATTTTCTATCAATTTGAAATGCTATCCCTTTGTGCTTCTTTTAAGGGGCAACTTAACTTCTGTTGAACATAATTGGGAACATGTTAATATGTTTATCTCTGAATATTCTGTAATGTACAGGTCTGGAACTGTTGCATCTGGCCCAAGTAAAGCAGATTTGCTTTCTgcacaaaatggtcttgttggaCGACCCTTAAATAGGAGTGACCAAGACAGTGGCTTCCATCCTACTAACAAAAGGGAGCGTCAAGTTGTTTTAGATAAAGAAATGCCCAATCCAAGAACCATTAACAAGTAAGATATGCTTCTTTACCTGTTCCACTCTGTGCTCCTCTACTCCATTATTTACCACATTAAACTAGGTAGTTATCTTGTACGCCACATTGAGGCTTAATCAGTTCTGATTAGCATTCCACCACCAACCCAGCTCACACACTtggaaacacacacatttatttTCAGGCCTAATGAGGATGATAGTGGAGGTAACATCACATCATTACCGAAGGTGAATGGGTCTGCCAGGGGACCCCGATCAAATTCAGGTTCATTATTGAAGTCATCTCCAAACATTCATCGTTTACAAGCTAGTTCTGATGATTGGGAACATCCTTCTGGTACAAATAAGTTGATTTCTGCTGGTGGATCTGGCAATCCTAAACGTACGAAATCTACGCATTCATTATCTCCTCCCACCCAGTGGGGTGGGCAGAGGCCTCAGAAGATATCCCGttcagcaaggaagtcaaattTGGTCCCTATTATCACCACGGATGGTGCACTGGTACCAGGTTCGTTAGATAGTCCTGTCAATGAAGATTCTGCAGGGCTGCCAAGGCGTGCATCTGTAAATGGTCTTCAACAAACAAAACGGGGAGATCATGGGCTCTCAACTGGATCTGAAGGTGATGAGcctgtagttgctgaaaaaaaGTTAAGGGACAAAAGCAAAAGGGCTGATGAACTGGATGATGGGCATGGCTCTGGTTTTCAGAAAATTGCTATGCTTGGGCATCCTTCCAAAAGGAATAAGTTATCAGCTGATGAAGATATTGGAGATGCTGCAAGGAGACAAGGAAGAGTTGGACGGGGTTTTACTCCGACCAGGCCTGGCACTCCTGTATCAATTGATAAGCTTGAAAATGCTCCAACTACAAAACAAAGAAGTGTGAGGACAGTCTCAGAGAGAAATGAGAGGTGATTTCTTCCTCAGCTAAAAATCAATTGTATTTTGCTAATCAATATTCTGACTCTCAATTTTCCATGTAGTAAATCTGGAAGACCAATGATGAAGAAGATATCTGACCGCAAAGGCAATGCACGGCCTAGGCATACCAATAGCAGTCTGCAATCAGACTCTCCAGGTACATGCTCAACAGCTTCTCTTGTTAATGACTATAGCGTTTCATGCATTACAACAATTTCTGTTGGACACTCTTGAACTTACCTTGTTCACTTTTCAGTGCAATCAGAAGATGACCATGAGGAACTTCTTGCTGCAGCAAATGCTGCCCTAAGTATTGACTTTACCTTCACATTCTGTTCTTTTTTGAACTTCCTCCTTTTGTAAATCATTGAATATTTGAAtgatatttttttattgttgCAGGATCTGCTTATTCAAGTCCATTCTGGCGGCAGGTTGAACCTTTCTTCGCCTTTTTAACTACAGAAGATGTGGCCTATCTTAGTCAACAGGTAAAATAGGGTGATTTTCTGTTGTGTCAAAGACTTGGCCTACCTTAGTCAACGTGTCAAAGACATTTTACTCTTCAGTacattaatttattttttcttgattACTTTGTTGGTTAGATACATTTGCCAGACGATTCCACCTTGAGCAGGTCAATAGAAGGAGATGAAGGCCAAAAGTATAAGGTACTTTATGTCTTTTGGTAACTCTGTTCAATCCAGTACCAGTACTAGCAAATTGGTTTAGTGGCGATGTATTTCTGGGTAGCTACTGTATATGCAAATGGTAGGATTCATTTTATAACTTGATTTAAATGAAGTCCTATGCTTAAGGTTTTTCCCCTATACAGGGTGGTCTGGAGTACATTTCACAGCCATCAACTCCAGCTGCAAGCAATAAAGATGATCACACTGCCCTTCGAAATGGTTTTGTCTTGAATCAATTGGATAATGGCATTGCATGGGAGGCAAGCTGCATTGAACCTATCCTGGATCAACTTGTCCATGGGATTGGGGTACGAGGAGGGTCTTCAGTTGGCCAAAGACTTATTCAAGCTTTGATCGATGAAGATAAGGTTGAAAGTATTACCAACAACACTTACATAAGTGAGGGATATCCATTTGATACACATGAAATTCATTTTGACGAAGGGGGATGGAAGTCCAATGCACATAATTATAAATTAGAACCTTTAATGAATTTCGAAGCTTCAGTGAGGGCCCCAAATGGTCTGATGATGGATTCTGACTGGAAATATAATGATGGGCTGTCGCATAAAAGCAGTAATGTCATCGATAAAGCCAAGGTGTGGCCTGAGTTCCAGTACAGCGAGATGTGCTTCAGTGATAGGATTATCATCGAGCTGAGTGAAGTCGGTGTATCTATTGAACCTGTGGTAGGTTTTTTCCCCTCTATAATCATAAAGTTTCTATTATTTGTCTTAGTTATTTGATATATTTTTGCATTATTTTAGTTCTGTGCTTATTGTTTTTTATTCACTAATATGCATATTACACTCATGACGGTGTTACTTTTATGAGGATTGGCCTTAAAGATGATATTCTTATGTAAGAAACATTAGGTACAGAAGAGTGCATCAGTGAACACacatgcgcgcgcgcgcacgcacacacacatCTCTCGGTTTGAATCTGGGTGCCCAAGTTGGTGATGGAAATTATCTCATTCCTCTTGGAGAGATGATATTGAGTTTTGTGCATATGTGCACCAATATAGTTTTATGCCCCTGATGCTTTTTCATTCttacacaacaacaacaacaacatagccttttttcccaagcaagttggggtaggctagagatgaaacccgaaagaaataagttcaaggttcaggcacattgatagctagtctccaagcgctcctatccaaagctatctctttagagatattccaatccttaaggtctctcttaaccgactcatcccacgtcagtttaggtctacctctacccctctttacattatcgacccgctcaagaaccccattacgcaccggcgcctcaggaggccttcgttggacatgtccaaaccatctcagccgatgctgggtaagtttctcctcaattggtgccactccgaccctatcccgaataacttcgttccagactctatccctccttgtgtgcccgcaaaaccaccgcaacatccgcatctctgctacactcagttgctggacatgtcgcctttttgtaggccaacattcagcaccgtatagcatcgccggacgaattgctgtcctatagaatttgccttttaacttttgtggcactctcttgtcacaaaggatgccagaagcttgccgccatttcaaccagccagctgaaattctatgcctaacatcttcatcaatgtcgccatctttttgtagcaccgatcctaaataccgaaaagtatccttctggaccaccacttgtccatctagactaacatctcccccctcatgcctagtcgcgctgaaatcgcacatcatgtactcggtcttggtcctactaagtctgaaccctttcgactctaacgtgcgtctccacagctctaacttcctattaatccctgccctactctcgtcaactagcaccacatcatcagcaaagagcatacaccaaggaatctcaccttgtatatcccttgtgacctcattcatcactaaagcaaataaataagggctcaatgctgacccctggtgtaggcctatgttaataggaaagtcagtagtgttgccatcacatgtccggacaaacgtcgtcgcatccttgtacatatccttaatgagggtaatgtacttagttgggactttgtgcttctccaagacccaccacatgacatttctcggtactttgtcatatgccttctcaaggtcaatgaagaccatgtgcaagtccttcttctgttccctatatctctccatcaattgttgtattaagaaaatcgcctccatgattgaccttccaggcatgaacccaaattggttttgggtcacacttgtcactcttcttaggcgatgctcgataaccctctcctaAAGCTTCAtcatatggctcatcagcttaatcccacggtagttagtacaactttgaacatcacccttgtttttgaagataggtactaatatacttctcctccattctttcggcatcttgtttgaccgaaaaatgagattaaaaagtttagttaaccatactattgctctatctcctaggcatctccacacctcaatggggataccatcagggcccatcgatttacctcccttcatcctcttcaaagcctccccgatctctaccatcagggcccatgcTTTTTCATTCTTATGACACATAAAAAATTGTAAACAAATTATTTGACCTTGAGTTTTCTTCCGTGTCTTCCTGTTAACATCTGCATGGGTCATGTTCGAAACTGCTAAGAAGAACTCCTGGTTGTTTCCTTTTTAGATTCACCTCgctttgatattttttttggtGACTTGTTTCCTTATATGGTAGCAAAACCTTCATTTCCCCTATTGCTAGAATGTttggaatgaaaagatcatgTGGATCTATTTAAGCAGATCAGATGCGCTCATGCGCCTTTAAGCATATCAATATTTGATAGCATTATAATATGAATGTTGGATTAGATAGAAGTGCTAGGCAATCATATCCATATAAATGCTGTTCTATTCATTTGACAAGTATTTGTATGTTGAACTAT
The nucleotide sequence above comes from Panicum virgatum strain AP13 chromosome 3K, P.virgatum_v5, whole genome shotgun sequence. Encoded proteins:
- the LOC120699044 gene encoding uncharacterized protein LOC120699044, producing the protein MASGAKSDLVSGSPDGHGYLNAQRGPYATASLERSGSFREGGDGYAMFPASSSSRSAGVDSVSLLQSLAVDLRTVTVDHKTSRLDLKKSISSIFGTSAEDSTSIPSLGRNLPNSIEEIRRMRSNLNDISNKARERSRAFGGAVTKLDKLCPNIVRKRSRGDGSSNERVLSSGGAIPKNVPQSHLNADDMEVGLQRGEERTKNAGQNRRIRTSIVEMDARTAGPSRGPGPVDRISDPGKATNGSSAVSEEKIRGLATSIDGWEKPKMKKKRSAIKADMSLAGVSRSADVDRESKQGMQHKFSSDGRARMASSPSFRSGTVASGPSKADLLSAQNGLVGRPLNRSDQDSGFHPTNKRERQVVLDKEMPNPRTINKPNEDDSGGNITSLPKVNGSARGPRSNSGSLLKSSPNIHRLQASSDDWEHPSGTNKLISAGGSGNPKRTKSTHSLSPPTQWGGQRPQKISRSARKSNLVPIITTDGALVPGSLDSPVNEDSAGLPRRASVNGLQQTKRGDHGLSTGSEGDEPVVAEKKLRDKSKRADELDDGHGSGFQKIAMLGHPSKRNKLSADEDIGDAARRQGRVGRGFTPTRPGTPVSIDKLENAPTTKQRSVRTVSERNESKSGRPMMKKISDRKGNARPRHTNSSLQSDSPVQSEDDHEELLAAANAALRSAYSSPFWRQVEPFFAFLTTEDVAYLSQQIHLPDDSTLSRSIEGDEGQKYKGGLEYISQPSTPAASNKDDHTALRNGFVLNQLDNGIAWEASCIEPILDQLVHGIGVRGGSSVGQRLIQALIDEDKVESITNNTYISEGYPFDTHEIHFDEGGWKSNAHNYKLEPLMNFEASVRAPNGLMMDSDWKYNDGLSHKSSNVIDKAKVWPEFQYSEMCFSDRIIIELSEVGVSIEPVPDLAQSEDEDIDAEICKLEGQLHKEVVEKKNLLLKLDGIVRTAKESQQREFSRRAMERLLLRAYEKYMAFCGPNVSSSKNINIAGRHAAVSFVKRALARCRNCEEVGTSCFDEPTFKDMFLSATSHRSSPDAASQDNTTVKSVHRASASDASRASSHLTDLSFVKEDPWTNNVKQRELLLDEVVGSITGGTLKASGLGTSLVSNTKGKRSERDREGKGHNRDGARSGRPPSSNAKGERKNKTKPKQKTANISAPSNSTPRDPQLPAKIMPSGNGKESTAAPAAARRDDPANTSNDAEMPDLSNLELPGMDVDFGGWLNMDDDDGFQDLDLMGLEIPMDDINEINLMI